The Microbulbifer sp. YPW1 genome contains the following window.
TGCTTTGTCTTAGGTGCTCCACGGGAAGATAAAGTCCCGCCTTTACTACCCGTTGGTGACCTTGTAAATTGTCAACAACCGGTCGTGAGACATTCTGCGGCCCACGTAGAAATTCATTAAAAAACAATAGATTGCGAGATCGCGGCTAAGACATCTACTGGTCGTGCGGCCGCTGCCCCATTCAGGTTCATTAAACAACGGATTCATTTTGTTAACAATAAACAGTTGACATAATTTCCCGGGTTGAAGGATCATTGGCCTATCGATGGAAGAACCCCCAATAAATCAACAATCGGGATTCCTTCGAGTCTAGGGGCGGCGCCACTAGCGGTATCAGTGAATGCCGAATTGATAATAAAAATGCGATCCGATGGAGAGAGTGAGCATGTCTACGTCCACTGTACGTAATCGCTTCCGTATGTCTGCACTGTCAGTTGCCGTGCTGTCCGTTTGTAGCGGCCACGCAATGGCACAGGAAGAAGAAAAACCAGACGAGAGCCAATACCAGGCGCTTGAAGAAATTCAGGTAACCGGTATTCGCGCCAGTATTGAAAAGTCCATTGATGACAAACGCTACGGCGGCAACATCAAGGACACCATCAATGCCGAAGACATCGGCAAGACCACTGACCAGAACATCGCTGAGGCCCTGTCCCGCGTGACCGGTGTTTCCATGCAAACTGCTGATGGTGAAGGCTCCACCATCACCGTGCGTGGCGCCAACGCACAGCAGAACAACATCAGCCTGAATGGTGTGCAGCTGGGTTCTACCGGATTCAGCCAGGCGGTAGATTTGTCTGCTTACTCGGCAGATATTCTTTCCAAGATCGAGGTAGTGAAAACCCCAAGTGCGGATCACGATGAGGGTTCGCTGGGTGCGAACATCAATCTGGTATCTGCCAAGCCGTTAGAAGTCACCGAAGGACTGAATATCAATGGGCAAGGGCGCTACAACGACCTCTCTGACAAAGAAGATTACAAGGCTTCTGCAACCTATACCGGTAAATTCTTCGACGATACTTTCGGTGTCATCGTTACCGCATTTGATGAGACCAACTCTGTTCGTAAAGATCAGTTCTCTCAGGATCAATGGGTGTCGCGCACATCTTCGCGGGCTACAGATCAAAACGGTAACGTTGTTAATGATGTTTCCGGTCTGGTTCCGTATAACACTCGTATGCAACTGCATGAGAATGATCGCGATCGCCGGGGCGTCAACTTGGGCCTTCAGTGGCAAGCTACGGACGATACAGAAGTCAATGCAAACCTGAGCTGGAACAAACAGGATGTTGACTCCACTATGCACGAAGCTAAGGCACGTGCGGGCGACCTGTATACCTACCAAAATATGGTCGAGGGTGAAGACTATCTCTGGCTCGGGCAGCCGGCAACGTGGACCGACCCACAGGAAGAGTGGCATACCTACAATTCAGATACCCGTACGTTTACCAAGTATCTGAACCGTAACTCCGGCGGCGACCTTACTCAGCAGACCAACAAGTTCTCGAATGAAAACAAGATTGCATCTTTGGATGTGAGCCACGCATTTACCGATACGGTGACCGTCAATGCCGGGCTGAATTACTCTAAAGCCGAACAGATTCCAGAACAGTCACTTTATGTGAACCTGCAGAACTATCGCCGCGTGAATGCTTGGCTTGTTCGACAGGCTACACCGGAAGAGATCGAGCCCGTAGGCTACGATTGCAGCTCCGGCAAATGTAATATCGTAGCGGGTACAGGTCTGGTTGACTACGGCACGATACTGCATCCGGAACAGGGTGCGCTGTGGGATAACCTGGGTACCACCATGTTTAACCCGGATGACCTGAGTGCCCAGCACCTCGCCTTCTTGGCCCGTACTGTTCGCGCAGTCGAAGACACTCAGCAGGCCGCATACTTTGATGTGGATTGGGATGTGGATTTTGCCGGTGTGCATACCCTCGAATTTGGTGCCAAAGCCACGCGTCGTGAAAAGTATGTGGATAATCAGTCCGGAACCTTCAATTCCATTGGAGAAGGGGTGACGGTTGTTGATCCGGAAACCGGGCAGCCGTTTACCATTGTTGAAGGGATTACCGATATTGATGGATCCTTTATCGCGGACGGCAGTTTCCCTGTCGATGATTTCATGCAATCACTCGGCTATGCCGACAGTAATGTGACCGATGGCTGGACTACTGTCTCCGCAGAAAAGGCATTCGAAGTCGCACTGAATAATCCAAATGCCGAATTCGTTCCGGACGATACTGAAACGCGTTCCGCTGATTTGGACACCCAGGCGATCTACGTCAAGGCAGATTTTTCGTTCTTGGATGAGAAACTGTCCGGTGATGTAGGTTTACGCTACGTAAACACCACCGTTGATACCACAGGCTATTCCGGTGTGAATTTCCACAGCAGCACCGGTAACCTGGGCAAGGTACTGGATGTGTTTACGCTGCAAGAGCTGCGCAATTCCTCCAACCCTGCATGTGCCCCGATCCTGGATTACGATCCACTGTTGGTTCCAGATGATCCCGCAACTCCCGACTTCAATGAAAGTAACTACGGCGACCCAGACAGCCAAAATGAGCTGCGTTGGTCTCGTGTGGACGGTTTGGGCTGGGATACCAAGGGCACGCTGGATAAGTCGGACGACACCCCGATTGCCAGCCAGGGCGCTTGCTACGATATGGCGGCAACGCAAGGAAACATGAATGAGTGGCTCCTGTGGCGCTATGCCGACGTGTCGACCGAATCCAACTATATCTACGGCGAGCGAGATGCAAATGGCAACCCTGTAACAGTCGAAGACCGCAGTCGCCGTTCGTTTGCTGTAGAAGGCGATCATGAATACAACGTTCTGCTCCCGAGTCTGAACCTTAACTACCTGTTCAATGATGAAATGATCGGTCGACTGGCGGTTTCCAAGACCATGTCCCGTCCGCAGATCGATTCACTGCGTCCGGGCTTCAAAGTGCGTGAGACGGTATGGACTGACGAAAACGGCACTGGTAACGCGATCACCTTGTTCAACACCAAACTGGATCCTTTGGAGTCCAAAAACCTGGATCTCGCATTTGAGTGGTATTTCTCTGCAAACGCCATGGTTGCAGCAGGTTTGTTCTACAAGGACATGACCAACTTCGAAGAGTCTCAGACCATTGTTACCTATATGGATGACCTTCGCGGGTTGGGGCTGGACGAGGGCGAGGGGCCCTACAACACTGAGGATCTGATTAAACGTGCAGATAGCCTGGAAGGCTGTATGCCACGACGCATCGAAGGTACCCAGGAGTACACAGAAGAGTGGCTGTTTTCTGACGACCTGGCAGACCTGTGTGCCAAGTTTCAGACCACCACCATTACCAACGGTAAGGGTGCAAGTATCAAGGGTGCCGAATTCCAGTACACCCAGTCCTATGACATGCTACCCGGTGTCTTTGCCGGCCTGGGCACATCGTTGAACTACACCTACCAGGATAGTGCTTATGATCAGGAAGTTTCCGCGGTTGATCCAAGCGTTGTATTACCTGAGCTGCCAGTTGCCTTTACGCCGGAGCATAGCTACAACGCAACGGTATTCTGGGAAATGAATGGCCATCAATTGCGTTTGGCGTATCAGGGTACTTCTGATCAGCTGGCGCGACGCGTGTGGGATAACGGTTCATTGTGGCAGGAAGGGCGCGGTACACTGGACTTCTCCGCGGCTTACCAGCTGACAGACAATATATCTTTGTCCTTTAATGCGGTGAACCTGACCGATGAGAAGGTGCGTAACTACTACACTAGCCGATTCATTCAGTTACCGGATGCAAATGGCAACCTCGTTGCCTTTGATGAAGGTAATCCGCTGGATGGTGGCTACAAAGGACGTACAGCTTCAGAATACAAAACGGGTACCTTCTACCGCTTTGGTATTCAGGCGCGCTTCTAATCTCTCTCGACGTTGTTAATTTGTCATCATGATTTGCCGCGCCTGGAAACAGGCGCGGCTTTTTTCTATGAAAAAAAAGAAACTTATTATCGTAGGCGGTGGTACCGCAGGGTGGATGGCCGCACTCATGCTGCAAAAATCTGTCGCCGATTTCTGGGATATTGAACTGATCGAATCCAGCAAGCGTGGAATTATTGGAGTAGGGGAAGGTTCCACACCGGCTCTGAAGAACTTCTTTGATGAAGTTGACATCCCGGAAGAGTCGTGGATGCCGAGCTGTCGTGCCACGTATAAGACGGGTATCACGTTTGATCAGTGGTCGGCAAAGGCCGGATTCGAAAGTTACTTTCACCCCTTCTACACGTATTTTGATCGGGATCATGCCAAAGCATTAGTGCATCACTCACTTTTACGTCGTGCGGGAAAGGATGCACATGCGCATCCGGATATGTTTTCATATAACCACTATCTCGCCAGGAAAAGACTGTCCCCGGTCCCTCCCTACCATTTCCCTTTTGATATTCAGTATGGCTATCACTTTGATGCAGGTCTGCTGGCGCAGTTTTTGAAGAAAACTGCCGTAGAGCGTGGCGTGAACCACACCGATACACTGATTACCGATGTTCAGCTGGGCGCCGATGGTCAAATCGCAGCGGTGATCGATGAACGTGGGGAGCGCTACTGCGCGGACTGGTTTATAGACTGCTCCGGGTTTGCGGCGCTCTTGATTGATGATGCGCTGGGTATTCCCTTTAAAAGCTATGCAGATTCCTTGTGGAACGATAGTGCAGTAACACTTGCTATGCCCGCCGAGGATGAACCTGCCTGTGAGACTGTTTCGACAGCACTAAAGCACGGCTGGGCGTGGCGTATCCCCCTGCAAAGTCGGGTGGGATATGGCTATGTATATAGCAGTCGGTATACCTCAAAGGAAGATGCAGAGGCCGAACTGCGAGAACATGCGGCTGCTGGTGCCGATGCTGAGGTCCGCCACCTTTCGATGAATGTTGGTCGACGTGAGTCTCACTGGGTGAAAAACTGTGTGGCAGTTGGCCTCTCTCAGGGCTTTATAGAGCCGTTGGAAGCTACATCGCTGGCGTTGACACAGCAGACCATAAGCCGATTTATCCATGCGTTCAAAGACGGCAATACGGGTCAGGGTTTTGTGGATATTTTCAATCGTGCGGTAAACAGGAGCTATGACGACGTCCGAGATTACATTTCCGTACATTTTCTAACGAATAGTCGCACCGATTCGACCTACTGGATTGATAATCGTGAGAACCCCGGGCCGGTGAGCAAAGAGTTGAGGGCGGTCTTCAATTGCTGGTTCGACAGTGGTGATCTTCCGGGGTTACTAAAGCACCTGAAAATTGACGGTGCGTATAGTAATCACTCCTGGCATTACATTCTCTGTGGTATGGGTGTATTTCCTGATGCAGTGGGCCTCAATCCTCTGGTAGAAGAAGATAGAGGAAATGTTGACCTTGAGCGAATATCTGATTTCTTCAATCGATGTGCCATCAATCATGAAAGCCATAAGGAAGCACTGGAAAAGCTAGCGATTGGATCTGCTGTCAGTAATTAGTCGTTTGCCTTTCTGTATTTCGAACTGACGAGAATGCAAATAGTGGAGGGGTTTGTGGATAGAAGAAAATTTCTTTCTGAAATGGCTGTCTTTATGGGTTGTAGTGTTCTGTCACTGGATCTGAAGGCGGTTGATGCTGCGCTGTCTTTTAGTGGTCCGGCTAGCTCCGAGTCGGGGTTTCATATGGGGCTGGTGTCTCGGGTAGCGGATATTATTATTCCTGAGACAGACACCCCATCTGCCAGTCAGGCGGGAGTTCCGGGCTATATCAACTTCTACTTGAGTGATTTTCTATCCAAGCATAAAGCGAGCGAATTCATTAGCGGGTTGTCGGCGACTTTCGCACAGGGTGAATTTCTGTCATTTGAAGCGGCGCAACAAGTGAGGGTCGTTCAGGCACTCGATGATGCACTAAATACGGAAGCTGAAAACCCGACATATAAGAAACTCAAAGAGCTCATCGTTATCGGCTACTACACTTCCCGAGTAGGGGCGACACAGGCTCTGCGCTATGACCCAATTCCAGGCCCCTACAAAGAAATGAAACTTGCGGAAGTCGGTCGCACCTGGCTGTAAGAAATTGGATGCGGAATCAACATGAATAATAACGAATTTGATGTGATTATTGTGGGCTCCGGTATGAGTGGCGGCTATGCCGCGAAGGAGTTCTGTGAGAAGGGCTATAACACGCTGGTGCTGGATAGGGGGGAGATGGTCAGGCACGGTCAATACAAGACCGAGGGCAAGGCTCCGTGGCAGATGCCGTTCCGGGGCGATGTGCCTGAAGAATTCAAAGCCGAACAACATATTCAGAAAGAGGTGTATATCTATAACGATTACACTCGGCACCACCTTATTAACGATAAAGATCATCCCTACGAGCAGAAGAAGCCCTTTATCTGGTATCGCAGTGCCACCGTCGGTGGCAAATCGCTGATCTGGGGTAGGCAAAGCTATCGCTGGAGTAAGCTGGATTTTCAGTCCAACAAGCTGGATGGTAACGGAATCGACTGGCCGGTGCGGTATGAGGATATCGCCCCCTGGTACGACCGGGTGGAGCCGTTTGTCGGCATTTCCGGCAGTTATGAAGGGCTGGATGTACTTCCGGATGGCAAGTTTCTTCCAGCTCTGCCACTCAATGTGGTAGAGCGGGATATGAAAAAGAAAATCGAGCAGACCTTTCCTGATCGTCACTTTATACCCGCGCGGGTAGCGCATCTTACGCAGCCACAAAAACAACATCTGGAGTTGGGGAGAGTACAGTGCCAGGCGCGCAGTGAGTGCCCACGGGGCTGTTCGTTCGGTGCCTACTATTCATCCAACTCCGCTGCACTGCCGGCGGCAGAGCGCACCGGCAATCTGACGCTGGTGGCAGATGGCCAGGTGCAGGAGGTGCTCTACGACAAGGCCAGCGGCCGGGCCACCGGGGTAGCCTATGTGGATATGCGCAGTGGCGAACGAAAACAAGTCTTTGCAAGAACAGTTTTCATGTGCGCTTCTACACTCGCCTCGGTACAGATTCTGCTTAACTCTAAGTCAGAAACCTTTCCAGAAGGTATCGGTAACCGTTTTGATGTACTCGGTCGCTATATCATGGATCACTGCGGTGGTGGTGGTGCTTCCGGGATGGTGCCGGGGTATCTTGAGGATTACTACAAGGGGCGTCGTCCAGGTGGAGTGTATATTCCTCGGTTCCGTAATATCGGTAAAAAACACGGTAAGTTTGAGCGCGGCTATGGCTTCCAGTGTGGCGCAAGCCGTGCGGGATGGCACTGGGCCAAGTCGGGGAAGGGCATTGGCAAAGCGTTCAAGGAGAAGGTGAGCCAGCCGGGCAACTGGTACTTCACCATGTGGGGTTTCGGCGAGAGCCTTCCCAGGTACGAAAATCGTGTGTACCTGCACCCGACAAAGAAAGACAAATGGGGCATGCCATTGCTGGTGACCGATGTTACCTATGGCGAAAATGAAAGTGCAATGGTCAAGGATATGAGTGAGACCGCTGCAGAAATGTTACAAGCGGCAGGGCTCAAGAACATCCGTCCGTTTGAGGGCGAAGCGCCACCTGGAGGGGCGATTCATGAAATGGGCGGAGCTTGTATGGGACTTGAGGTAGAGACTTCGTACCTGAACAAGTGGAATCAGTGTCACGATGTGAAGAACCTGTTTGTCACGGATGGTGCGGCTTTTGCTTCCGTATCCTGCGTGAACCCATCGATCACTTTTATGGCGTTTACGGCACGCGCTGTCGACTATGCGGACCAGCAGATGAAGCGGGGGCTTATCTAAGGAGACTGCAAGATGCGTAAATTGGGTATCATGAAATCGACGTTCTCACTGCTCGCGTTAATGACCCTGGCTGGGCCGATATCCGCCAGTCAGTTTAAGGCGCTTGTCTTTACCAAAACTGAGGGCTGGCAGCACGACAGTATTCCGGCGGGCGTGTCGGCCGTAAACGCGCTGTCTAAACTACATAACTTTGAGGTGGTGCATTCGAATACGGCAGATGTCTTCGAAGAGTCCAACCTGAGCCAATTCGATGTGGTCGTTTTTCTGTTGACCACCGGTGATGTGCTGAATGAACAGCAGCAGGATGCGTTCCAGAAATTCATCCGGCAAGGTAAAGGCTATGTGGGGGTTCACTCTGCTGCCGATACTGAACACGATTGGTCTTGGTATCGCGGGCTGGTTGGCAGGACGTTTTTAATCCATCCCGAGATTCAGTCTGCGAAGGTGGATTTGCTCGAGAAAGGGTTCCCCGGCACCGAAACTATGCCGTCACGATTTTTATGGACGGAAGAGTATTACGGATACAGCGCTGAGCACTGTGATCGCCTGAACTATATCCTATCGGTGGATGAAACAACCTATAACGCGGAAGCGGATTGGGGCGAAGTAAAGTCTAGTGGCATGGGGGAATTTCATCCGCTGGCCTGGTATCAGCATTACGATGGTGGGCGAGCCTTTTATACGGGGCTTGGCCATATTGCGGCCTCTTATAGTGATGATATGTTTAAGTCACATCTATACGGAGGTATATACTGGGCCGCTACCGGTAAGGGCGTGGATACCGAGTAACCTATACTGGAATGCTCGGCTCACTGGGCTAGTCCTCTGAAATATTCTCTCATTGAAAAACCCCACCCTGTTCTCAGGGCGGGGTTTTTCTTTTGGTGATTTAAAAGGCCAGGCTACTTAATTGCGTACCGGTGTGCTGCTGTAGTCCTTGATCACCAGATTGGCGACGGTCAACTCGCCATTGTGGCGGAAATCGACAGATATGGTGTTGTTGGTTTGTAGCTTGTCCACTGGTACTGGAATCTCCAGCGTAGTGAATACTCGCTCTGCACTGTTCTTCCTACGCCCCCGCCAGTCAATCGGCGTTGGTACCGCTTCGCCATTGACGGTAAGACTGTCTATGGAAAGGTTTCCTGCTGGTACATCGTCCTCTCCCGGGAATAGAGAGACCGTAAGGCGCAACTGCGCTTCCGCGTAACCAGCCGGTACATTCACATTATTGATATGCAAAGTTCTTGGCCCCCCGGTAATCGAGACCCGGTG
Protein-coding sequences here:
- a CDS encoding GMC oxidoreductase, producing MNNNEFDVIIVGSGMSGGYAAKEFCEKGYNTLVLDRGEMVRHGQYKTEGKAPWQMPFRGDVPEEFKAEQHIQKEVYIYNDYTRHHLINDKDHPYEQKKPFIWYRSATVGGKSLIWGRQSYRWSKLDFQSNKLDGNGIDWPVRYEDIAPWYDRVEPFVGISGSYEGLDVLPDGKFLPALPLNVVERDMKKKIEQTFPDRHFIPARVAHLTQPQKQHLELGRVQCQARSECPRGCSFGAYYSSNSAALPAAERTGNLTLVADGQVQEVLYDKASGRATGVAYVDMRSGERKQVFARTVFMCASTLASVQILLNSKSETFPEGIGNRFDVLGRYIMDHCGGGGASGMVPGYLEDYYKGRRPGGVYIPRFRNIGKKHGKFERGYGFQCGASRAGWHWAKSGKGIGKAFKEKVSQPGNWYFTMWGFGESLPRYENRVYLHPTKKDKWGMPLLVTDVTYGENESAMVKDMSETAAEMLQAAGLKNIRPFEGEAPPGGAIHEMGGACMGLEVETSYLNKWNQCHDVKNLFVTDGAAFASVSCVNPSITFMAFTARAVDYADQQMKRGLI
- a CDS encoding gluconate 2-dehydrogenase subunit 3 family protein; the protein is MDRRKFLSEMAVFMGCSVLSLDLKAVDAALSFSGPASSESGFHMGLVSRVADIIIPETDTPSASQAGVPGYINFYLSDFLSKHKASEFISGLSATFAQGEFLSFEAAQQVRVVQALDDALNTEAENPTYKKLKELIVIGYYTSRVGATQALRYDPIPGPYKEMKLAEVGRTWL
- a CDS encoding tryptophan halogenase family protein — its product is MKKKKLIIVGGGTAGWMAALMLQKSVADFWDIELIESSKRGIIGVGEGSTPALKNFFDEVDIPEESWMPSCRATYKTGITFDQWSAKAGFESYFHPFYTYFDRDHAKALVHHSLLRRAGKDAHAHPDMFSYNHYLARKRLSPVPPYHFPFDIQYGYHFDAGLLAQFLKKTAVERGVNHTDTLITDVQLGADGQIAAVIDERGERYCADWFIDCSGFAALLIDDALGIPFKSYADSLWNDSAVTLAMPAEDEPACETVSTALKHGWAWRIPLQSRVGYGYVYSSRYTSKEDAEAELREHAAAGADAEVRHLSMNVGRRESHWVKNCVAVGLSQGFIEPLEATSLALTQQTISRFIHAFKDGNTGQGFVDIFNRAVNRSYDDVRDYISVHFLTNSRTDSTYWIDNRENPGPVSKELRAVFNCWFDSGDLPGLLKHLKIDGAYSNHSWHYILCGMGVFPDAVGLNPLVEEDRGNVDLERISDFFNRCAINHESHKEALEKLAIGSAVSN
- a CDS encoding TonB-dependent receptor, with the protein product MSTSTVRNRFRMSALSVAVLSVCSGHAMAQEEEKPDESQYQALEEIQVTGIRASIEKSIDDKRYGGNIKDTINAEDIGKTTDQNIAEALSRVTGVSMQTADGEGSTITVRGANAQQNNISLNGVQLGSTGFSQAVDLSAYSADILSKIEVVKTPSADHDEGSLGANINLVSAKPLEVTEGLNINGQGRYNDLSDKEDYKASATYTGKFFDDTFGVIVTAFDETNSVRKDQFSQDQWVSRTSSRATDQNGNVVNDVSGLVPYNTRMQLHENDRDRRGVNLGLQWQATDDTEVNANLSWNKQDVDSTMHEAKARAGDLYTYQNMVEGEDYLWLGQPATWTDPQEEWHTYNSDTRTFTKYLNRNSGGDLTQQTNKFSNENKIASLDVSHAFTDTVTVNAGLNYSKAEQIPEQSLYVNLQNYRRVNAWLVRQATPEEIEPVGYDCSSGKCNIVAGTGLVDYGTILHPEQGALWDNLGTTMFNPDDLSAQHLAFLARTVRAVEDTQQAAYFDVDWDVDFAGVHTLEFGAKATRREKYVDNQSGTFNSIGEGVTVVDPETGQPFTIVEGITDIDGSFIADGSFPVDDFMQSLGYADSNVTDGWTTVSAEKAFEVALNNPNAEFVPDDTETRSADLDTQAIYVKADFSFLDEKLSGDVGLRYVNTTVDTTGYSGVNFHSSTGNLGKVLDVFTLQELRNSSNPACAPILDYDPLLVPDDPATPDFNESNYGDPDSQNELRWSRVDGLGWDTKGTLDKSDDTPIASQGACYDMAATQGNMNEWLLWRYADVSTESNYIYGERDANGNPVTVEDRSRRSFAVEGDHEYNVLLPSLNLNYLFNDEMIGRLAVSKTMSRPQIDSLRPGFKVRETVWTDENGTGNAITLFNTKLDPLESKNLDLAFEWYFSANAMVAAGLFYKDMTNFEESQTIVTYMDDLRGLGLDEGEGPYNTEDLIKRADSLEGCMPRRIEGTQEYTEEWLFSDDLADLCAKFQTTTITNGKGASIKGAEFQYTQSYDMLPGVFAGLGTSLNYTYQDSAYDQEVSAVDPSVVLPELPVAFTPEHSYNATVFWEMNGHQLRLAYQGTSDQLARRVWDNGSLWQEGRGTLDFSAAYQLTDNISLSFNAVNLTDEKVRNYYTSRFIQLPDANGNLVAFDEGNPLDGGYKGRTASEYKTGTFYRFGIQARF
- a CDS encoding ThuA domain-containing protein; protein product: MRKLGIMKSTFSLLALMTLAGPISASQFKALVFTKTEGWQHDSIPAGVSAVNALSKLHNFEVVHSNTADVFEESNLSQFDVVVFLLTTGDVLNEQQQDAFQKFIRQGKGYVGVHSAADTEHDWSWYRGLVGRTFLIHPEIQSAKVDLLEKGFPGTETMPSRFLWTEEYYGYSAEHCDRLNYILSVDETTYNAEADWGEVKSSGMGEFHPLAWYQHYDGGRAFYTGLGHIAASYSDDMFKSHLYGGIYWAATGKGVDTE